The region GGTATTATAGGTATAGGTATTATAGTTTAATATATACaactattatattttatattaaaggaTTTTTGCCTTAATTATACATCAAAATTTATGGTCCAATTTATGCCTGTATCTCGGCCAATTTGTAtacgatccttgagcggaatatcttaaacgattagTAATCAAATAACACTCCAaattgcatcaaaaccttaaaACCAAATTCTCGATCAATATCTTGGATATATTTCTGaaccttttttaaaatttggaatttacAAATATGGCTCATAATCATACCTACATATATCTATTTCAATTTCTATCTGATCTTAAGATTTGATCGAAAgatttttgtttcaattcTCCATTCTTTTGGCATTCAAAGCTTAgtcaaaatgtttttattcattatttcaaaatttttgtgagggtaccctttgtaaaatccaaaataattataaactaCCAATAACTTGCCAATTTCCTTCCGATCCTAAACCGGAATACGTTAACggaattttgtatttattttttttagatttggaAGCCAATGACTATAGCTACCCTTACATGTTTATGgagaaatcaaaaaaaataatccaatTAAATTCTGGAAATCCCTAGGGATTTGGTTTTCCGTCAGTTCCATGGGCCTGCGAGCCAAAGAGTTTGAGGTATCGATGCATATTGACCGGAAATCTCGCTGTCTGGCatgtcaaaaaataaatatatataaataacaaaaaattaccaaaaatatttcagtATACGAAAATAAATTGGAAAGGAACTACGTACTATACGTAGCATATACAGCATCCTTCCCGCACCCACTACTACCACTAGAGTGGGCTACTGAAACACAAAACATATGGACTGGGAAGAActaataaaatatgaaataacAGAAGAATAAGTTGAAGTGAATAACATGGAAAACAACTTTCACTTTGTGttgaacccaaaaaaaaaaaaaaaaaaattgaaaattaaataaaaaaaagaggcgCTCGATCAGTGGGCCATGGGGTGGCGGGTGGAGGAGGGAcatcaaaaaaacaacaaaattgggaaaaagtATAAATCAAATGGAGAGacatgaaatgaaatgaaatggaGGCAGCCCACAAAATACCATAAGACGAAAAATGGAacgaaaataattttattttgtattttgtatttcgtATTTTGTGCTTTCCTTTTTCTCTTCTTGCCTCGCCAATAATTTGAAGAGGCGTTTTGCGGAATTTTCTGCAGACGTCAGGCCTTTACGTCATTGGCGACTTCGAGCATTCGACTTGGGCATGGGAATGGGGTTGGGGTCTTTGGAAAGGGGTGGCGGGATCCACGGATGGAGATGGAACTATGTAGGTATAGTGGCAACTCTCCTCCGATCCTGACGATTATACTATATTggcagtttatttatttatttatttatgaatggCCCCTCCCCTGGCATTGGCTTTTCTTGGCCCTCCGCTTTTCGTTTCGAAAATGTGCAAATAATCAAAGCGCAGTTATTTTTAGCCGATGTCCAAATCCAAACAGGTGTGGCGGTGCGCCAAGAGGGGGGAAGCCCACCTTATCTCCAACATTTGTGTCTCCTCGCAACAGGGGGacataaaaattgtatatatgttGGTATTCTTTTTAACcccttcataaaaaaaaattaaaaaaaaaaaaaaaaaacacttccATGCAGAAACCCGATAAGATAGATTTGAATTAATGGGAAAGTTTTCATTGAGGGCCCCAGAGGTATGTATGTACCTACGATAGCTATCTTTGGAgctaatattaaataataaaattgtatatttattgtttcATATGAGACTATTCAGAATGTAAACTTTATTCAGAATGTCGGGAAATTCCCGCCACAATAATAATACCTGCATTACAAAAACGCAAGATCGCAaatcgaaacaaaaacaaaaacactaaCGAGAAAAGCAAGTACACACCTCTACAAACGGAACATGTTTTGTAAACTTTGTCCATTTAATGCGAAAAGTAAACCGAAACCCCACAGTGGAAGCCCATTGTTATTGATAGTGggctgttataaaaaaaagaccacataaaaaatcaatatttgcaCTTTTCGATTAGAAATATACATTGGTGTTGGTGAGTTGGCGTTTAGTTTACATATTTCCAAAAGAATTAAGGCCATTTCGAGGGAGTTTTGCTGTTATCATCAGGCGGAAATACACACACTGCCGCTGTTTACCAACACAGTGACCGTTGCAATCAGTGGACGTGCGACAGGGACACGTAGATCGTGGTTAACGGTCAGTGATGCCCATTCCTTGGGCCAAAGGATTGTCAGACTTTATTTTTGGAGTATAAGTTATGTTTAAATGCTCTTTATATTTGAGGAAAACTTGTTGTCCTAACCAGTCTtcattaataattaacaatatAAGAGATCTTCATCTAAATTGGTATTTTGGCCTTAACATAGTGGCCGAAAAACCGCCAAATAAACATCACTGTAAACGGCACAAGATAAAAACCAGCTAAAGCTAGTGTGGGAGCGAGAGAGAGCGCAACAAGTGCGAGCAGAGAGGGCATAAAAACAGGTGACATTGGCAGCGACACTACGCAATagtagataaaaaaaaaagacaaaatcgAACAGTAAAAATGTTGGGAAACTTTGGAAAGCCACCCAACACACCTTTCCCTCCCTCCCCCTTGAAAACGCATCCACAACTTGTTGCATATGTGTGCTGATATGTTAtttattgcttttattttttgcactgCCTCTCCGCGATCAGACGTTTTTGTGTGTGCGAGTtgtttttcacaatttttggTTTGATTGTGTTGGTTTTTGCGTGTctgtagcagcagcagcaggagaaACAATAATCAAAATTCCCAAATATTAATCCTTTACGATGGCTTTACCAAGAATACttacaaaataattgaaattccTATCACGAGCGCTGATGTTCCTTTGTTGCCTCgatcttttgtttgttttgtggcATTCACTTGcggtttaaataaaatttgtattgcTTTCACAGAGGGCCTTTTCCGATTTTTTGGCTAGATTTTTCGTTATCTTTTGTTGTGTTTGGTTCCCGCACTCAAAAGAATCGCTCAAACACCACAAAACGACGTATTTATAccgatttaattatttttttatttgtcgcACTTAACTTAATAATTAAACGTATTTTTCACGACGTTCGTTCAATCGCGATTAGTGTGACCAGCTACTAGGGCATCAAAGTGGCCAtgggtaatttttttttgctgttattttggtattttttagtGGAAAAGCTGAAAATTTAAGATCAGCAGACCTTTTGCGGGAAAATGGAACAAACttgaaattaattgaaaatattatattgTAATATTATTGGGACAAACttgaaattaattgaaaatattatattgTAAACATGTtaaactttgttttatttttgagttttaattaatataatacaaaaaaaaaatgaataagaaTATGTGCCATATGAGAAGACACAggaaaaagttttattttaatgtttcaCATTActcattattttttagattatttGTATCTATCTAATGTAATTAAGTATATAATcgtacgaaataaaattaaacctatttaactttaaattatAAACCTATATCGCTATTTAAGGTACTggataaacattatttatttttttattcaatgttttagattccatttttattgatgtttttatctttttaattgaaaagctTATTAGGTAAAGATTTTAAggctaaaaaattttttaaaatataaaataccaataaattattaaacacgaaaaatgaaaGGAAGTCAAGACTTGAACCATACACTGAAGAAAAACGGGTTATCTGTGATATGTCTGGCAAAAATAGCGCAACTCTAAAGCAAGAAGACAGCAACACTGTATTCAACAAgactaaatttatttttgatcccGCGTTTAtcaatttatatattaaaatggTGCTTATAATGCCCATTTCTCCGCCAGAGCATGGTTTGCTTTACACCTCCAACAACATCAAGCTAAAATTGGGCGACAAAATCGTGGGGGAAGGCACGATTTATATCGCTCAAAAGTAAGTGCCAAAAAGCCGGCGTCTGGTCTTGTTTTTGTCGCTTAACCCACTCTCCCTTCCCCTTGTAGTACGCTTTCATGGCAGCCAAGCGATTTGCCGGATGGCATATCTATCGAGTGGAAGCAGGTGAGCCTGCACGGAATTTCTTCGAATCCGCGGAAGTGCATCTATTTTATGCTGGACCACAAGGTCGAATGGCCAGCCGCCGTGCCCGCCGTCAATGGCCAAAATGGGGCTGATCCGGCGGAAGCAGACGAAGACGAAGGAAACGGAAGCGATGAGTTCGAGGACGCCATCAATGAGGATTTCGTCACTGAGTGCTGGCTTTTGCCCGAGGACATCCACACGGTGGACACAATGTACAACGCTATGACCACATGTCAGGCTCTCCATCCAGATTCGGCAGACAGCAACTCGGAGGACAGCGATGCTATGGAGGATGCCGGGGGCATGGATGATGAGGACATGGAGGAGGACGCTCTCACGCTTGGACGCAACGGTGGCGAGGTGGGAGGGATGCAGAATCTCAGCCTGGATGACGACGACGAGCGATTCGAGGACGCAGATGAGTGAGAAAACTTTTGGgatatttatacttttttataaattttacgaTTTGTAAGAATACATATTTGATTAGCTTTTGGAGTACTATATAAATAAACGCTGTAAGCGCATAAGAATTTATGGGCTGGCTTTTGTGTTCTCTTTGTTTCTGGCGATTTCTGCCTCCAAGTCCTTTTCGTTAATGGGTTGTGCAAGCTGAGGATTTAAAATAATGTATtgaaattgtttaaataaagTGGTTTAACTTACCGCTTGAGCCACATCTGACATGAGCAGGGCCTGTCGGTAAGCATCGCCATTGGAGGGTACTTTGTCGTAGTTCCAGTAAGTAAACTCATCAAAAACTCCTGTAAGACGTAGCTGCCGGTCGGAAGACTCGCTCAAGGGTTTTTCCGTTTCCTGCAGCACTATACCCTTGAATCCTTCCGGAACTTTCAATTGTTGTCCCATCAGTGGATAGCCGCGCAGAGCATTTGTAAACACGCCGCTTCCGTAGTCGGTGGCCTCCCTCGTGTAGTTATTGAAATATTGCTCCACGTTGGCTTCACCATCTCCGTCTATCTTCGCCGGTAAATAGTGCAAATCCAATGTTTTActtttggccaagtttttGCCATTAAAATCTAAAGTAATCGACATTGTTTATTTTCCGAATTTACAGCGCGAAATTTATTAGTGTGACCGGAgcttataatttatatattcttgaatTTGATTTAGAGGcgcgaaaaaaatatatagtttgGTCGTTTAAAGATCCTatacattttgttttaattatacaaTGGAATCGTTGTTCCAATTTACGTAGGAATTCTCAAGAAGAAATAAAATTCCGTCCTAGTTTAGATGTATAAAACAGTTACATTTGTTAcatgatatttttattttctcatGTAAAAACATGGTAAAAAATATGGTCGTACAACttgtaaaaaaatgaaacatttGTTCTATATGTAATAtagcaaatatatattatagatCGAAGGCATTATAGAGTTCCGATAGGTTCTTTCTTGGTATACTCACAGTATATTCTTTTGCCAGCGGACGGTAAGTCTTAATAGTCCACACTCGGCCACACTGggaacaacaataaaaatggCGTTCAGTTTAACTTCTTTAGATGGTTAAACTATTTAAGGAAACCATAAAACAATAACGCGTGTCGCCGCGGCAGCTTATTTCGCGAATACCCGACCGATCCGTGGACGTGATTGCGAGTGGGTGGCGCTATTCGAACGGCTGTTTATCGCAAAATTTCAAGTGAATGGGAGTCCTAAAATTCTGGCTCAGTTGGTTATTATTGCAAATTTTATACCCAACACACTGGCACACGCATACACTGAGACCGAAAAATACGAGTGCGAGTAAATAGTTTATAGTGTGGCACCCATACAGGAGCAGCGTCTaaattaaagttaattaaacGCCTAGTGGAATTTCATTTaatgcaatttatgaaataatacATAAGTGAGACGGACCCAGTTCTCCTCCCCCTGCTGTCTCACTCATCTGCAGCATGCGTGAGggcgtatgtgtgtgtgtgtgcgtgtgaggTGTTTTTGGAAcggcaacaaaagcaacaaaaccaacaaaaaataagcaacTGTAGCCAAACGGCAAAACAATTTCGGGTGAGTTTTCTCGTTTGCGTGCACATTTTGGCTACCTGCGCGATCGGAAGGTGTATTTCTTACCCACACTATTCCTTCTCACATctgtataaatatgtatatccttTGCTTTTTGGGCtgggccttgcactttaatGGCGAAATCGCAAAGAGATGGAATATAAACAAACCCTATACCTGATTTAGGTCTCTTAACTTGGCAGAGAATTCGTTAATAAtactcatttaattttttatcttGCTTCGCAGCTTGTAATAACCAGAAAATAGGTGGTATTATTAATATATCTATGCGTGTGCAATGACAtacggcagcagcaacaacaacaattgcaaCCTTCAAGGCTACCGCAACAGCAAAAGTAACAAAGGTagcgccgccgccgccgacCAACACaactgcagcaccagcagcggGTACCTTCGGCAATGAAACAATTTGTTGCCACCTTCGCCAcctactcctcctcctccgccatCGTTTCCGCCGCCTCCTCCCACTCAGCTCTCTGCACACTCCGACGTTCTCCGGCCGAGAACCAGCCACTAGAGCTCCATGCGGACTAACCATGCCCGTCTCGTGCAATTGTcgcttaaataaataatcaatatacaaaataaatcaatttatttttatataagcCAAACAATATCAATTAAAAGTCGGAAATTATGAATAAATTGGATTACCCGCGTCGCAATGGTACACACAAAGTTCGAATAACGAGTAAGTTTTTAAcgaaaatcattaaaaactaatacattttaatgataatcctttttttttagtattgtGTGCTAGAAACTTGGCTCGCAAGGATTTGTTTCGTAAGTATTTCCATGAAATTTAttacaaattaataaattaagtCATTTCTTTGACTAGGTTTTGGGTAATTAGACTTGACTCACGGGGAGTTAGTTATTTGAActaaaaaaagtggaaaactTTCTGGGAATTTCAAGCATTTCACCAGCTCTAAAGCTCTAAACTAAACAGCGATCAATTACGCACCTGTTTGGCAATCCAATCAAAACACATTTTGTGGCaaattaaagttttgttttattggcGTTGCCTGCCTGCCCCTCTTCGCACTTACATATCTATGCATATGAGGGGTATCGCTAAATTTAGCACTTCCTTTTGTCTACTTTCATTTtcgtcgttttttttttatacaaattgcGGAAAAGGGGCGGGCCAGCGCCCACTCCCCATTCCCCTTTCCCTCCATTAAATAGAGTAGGTGATTGTGTGTTGGCTGTTCGGCAGTGTGTTCGTCTGTGGATCCATATCTGAGCtctttttccatattttgttTAGATATAACAAAAGTGATTATTACTAATTTGCTTTCATTGCTGCggctcactcactcactcgcTCGCTGGCTCGCTGGCTCACCAACAGAAACACAAACACTGCCGTCATAATATTCCTTTCCctgtatttgttatttattattttcttttacaCTCGGCTGCACTTAAATCACGCGCCACGCATTGCTCAATACCTGCTATATGTACTATATAGCGGAGATTCCGATTTGGGGATCATGGAGATGCCCAAGATGGGCTGCGTGCCTGTCACCTCCAATGGCAGATGCCATGGCAGTTCTAGTGACCAACATTCCATGCATATTGAGATTGGATCTATGTTTCTGCTTCGCTCGCCGTCagtatctttatattttatcgACTGTCTTTGATTAGATTACCCACTACCACTCGTCACTGGCTGGAAAATCCATGCTTGGCGGTCTTACTATGGATTTTTGGTAATTTGCAATGTTATAAATAGATTGGTTGGAAACAGGGCCCACAATTTATGGCTGTTATGAAACGGCAATGACTAACATTGACACCACACAAGGGGTTTTTTCTTGGCAAAGTAGGCCAGGCTCTTCCTATCACTAGCGGGATAGATCCAGTGGCTCAAACTAAAATTTAGACAACCGGATATAGACGAAAAATTACGAAACATGATTTCCTCGCTATTGCGCCGTCCAGTTTCCTCTAATTTGAGAGTTTCCCTGAACTTGATCCGCCGGCGCGAAGCTTTTTCAGAGATCAAGAGACTCAAAGATGGAAATGAATGGAAAATATGGAGCAAGACTCTCCAGCAGACTAGGATAGATCAGGAAGACCCACTCAGGGTGAAGAACAAGGTAACTGATTCACATCCTGGAGTAAAAACTAATGAAAGCTCATACTCATTAAAGGATTTGGATAGATTGGGAGAAGCTATTTACCTTGATCCAGGCATAGTCTACTCCGAGAGCATTGGAATCTACTTCCCAAGATATCAACTACGAGCGGACGATAGCGAAGAATGCTCTGATGAGGAGCCAAAGAAGAAGGAGCCAGTTCTCACAAAGTTTCCAGTCAAGGAATATGTTAAGTGGAGAACCTGCGAGGAACAGCAGGCCCATGAAGCCAGGTTGTTGCAAATACTGAAGGAAAAGGCTTCCGGGCCGATTGTTCCATTTCCGGAAAGGCCTGAGCTGGCTCCGCCGCGCACAGAAGACTTTCCATTAAAGGATAAGGCCGAGAGGTTCATGGATCAGGCTGAAAAGGAAGCTTACAAGCAGCGATTAGTAAAACGGCTCAAGGAGAACTCCAGGAATGCCCAGAGTGTAATTAGGCAAATAAGAAGGGACTGCGAGGAGAAGAAGCGAGCTAAAAAGAAGAAGGACACTTCTTCTGATTCTGGCGATACGAAGCCTCCAATGGAAGCCAAGGAACCCGCCAAGCCCCCAGCATCTAAAactccgccgccaccgccaccacctcctcctcctccgcctccaccCCCTCCTCCAACGGGCGGTGCCCCTCCAGCCAAGGGTGGAGCCCCTCCCGCCAAAGGTCCGCCGCCTCCCCCGAAAGCTCCACCACCGGGAACACCACCACCTCAAACAAAAACCACCTTCGGTCCACTGGCCGACGCTGATCGCATCTTTACGAACCTATACGGGAAGCACGATTGGACCATCAAGGGGGCCATGAAGCGAGGAGACTGGTACAAAACCAAGGAGATCCTCGAAAAGGGCGACATGTGGATCGTCAACGAAATCAAGACCTCGGGACTGCGAGGACGTGGTGGCGCCGGGTTTCCCAGTGGCCTCAAGTGGTCTTTCATGCACAAGCCCCCAGATGGACGTCCCAAGTTTCTGCTGGTCAACGCGGACGAGGGAGAGCCTGGCACCTGCAAGGATCGTGAGATTATGCGCCATGACCCGCACAAGTTGGTGGAGGGATGCCTCATCGCCGGAAGGGCAATGGGGGCCAACGCCGGCTACATTTACATTCGCGGCGAGTTCTACAACGAGGCATGCAACCTGCAGTTCGCCATCGTGGAGGCGTACAAGAAGGGGTTCCTGGGAAAGAATGCCTGCGGCTCGGGATTCGACTTTGATCTTTACGTGCAGCGCGGAGCCGGAGCCTATGTGTGCGGGGAGGAGACCTCCCTCATCGAGTCCCTCGAGGGCAAGGCTGGCAAGCCCCGCAACAAGCCCCCCTTTCCCGCGGACATTGGGGCCTTCGGCTGTCCCTCGACGGTGACCAATGTAGAGACGGTGGCCGTAGCCCCCGCCATCTGCCGGCGTGGCGGCGCCTGGTTCGCCAGCTTTGGACGCACTCGCAACTCGGGAACCAAGCTCTTTAATATATCGGGACATGTCAACAAACCATGCACTTTCGAGGAGGAGATGTCCATGCCCACAAGGGAGATGATAGAACGCCATGCCGGCGGGGTGCTGGGTGGCTGGGATAACCTGCTGGCCATTATTCCAGGCGGCTCCTCGACGCCGTGCATTCCGAAGGCGGATGTGGAGAAGGCCATCCATGATTACGATGGCCTGATGGCGGTCAGGTCGTCCATGGGTACCGGGGCCATTATTGTGATGAACAAGGACACAGACATCATCAAGGCCATTGCGCGGCTGGCCGCCTTCTACAAGCACGAGAGCTGCGGACAATGCACGCCCTGTCGCGAGGGCCTCCACTGGGTGAACATGATCATGCAGAGATTCGTCACCGGACAGGCGCAGGTCGGAGAGATCGACATGTTGTGGGAGATCACCAAGCAAATCGAGGGCCACACCATCTGCGCCCTGGGCGACGGTGCCGCCTGGCCGCCACAAGGACTCATTCGCCATTTCCGGCCTGTTATCGAGCAGAGGATCCAAGGCCGAGCAAAGGCCGATCGCGAGGCGGCAGCCGCAGTACCCACGAAGTTTCCTTGCCAAACTATTCCCACTTGTGCCGATGCCCAGCGGGATATTTGTCCAAAATAAAGCGTGCCAGCCATATCACCGTTTGCTCTGAAACAACCCATCTCCTCCGCCAGTGGCATGTGGCTGGCTTCATGCTCCACTGAGTGTTGGCTTCCGGTCGCGTTCCGAGTGAAAGTGCAGCCAGTCGTTAACTTCCTCGCCCTGCCGACTGGGCCACTAAATTGTGCCACGTAGCGTTAAGTCCAAAATAGGGTTGTTGGCCGTTGACGGCAAAAGCTTTAGTTTCTTCACTTTTCAGGTAGTTGAGCCGTGAAGAAAGCAAAGAACAAGGGTTAAGTAAGGTTTAGGAGGAGAGCAGATGGTTGGTGGGTGTGGGACTTGTGGAGACAGAATCCCTACATCTCTTTTTGGATAAGCTAGTCTCGGTTATGCCTCTTCACTCCATTCTGGCATAAAATCCCCCACCAGCTGTGGTCTTCTCAAGTTACCTGTGCTGGCTGTGGTATCCCCACCAGCTGATGGGCTGATGATCCTGTTTCTGACTTGCCCCAAAACCCGAAACCCCAGGCGGCGTCTACAGCCTTGAGATAACGATATGCCTACAAATATGGGAGTGCGAAAAACCCACGGAAGTAGGCGACCAGTACCGGCTCTAGATGAGTCAGCGGCTGCCAGACTGGGAGGGACTGGTTTTCTTTGGTCAGGTCGGTGTTCTGGACGAATCACTGGCCCTGGCTCGATAGTtcttaattgtttaattcaGTCGGAATGCCGAGCGCCTAATTTGTCAAGATTGGAGGCATTATCGGCGAGCGGCGGTCGCCCAAGACGAGATAAGCATTAGCGATGCGGCAATGGGGGTTCCTATTTCAGTACTGATAGCGGAGATTGGCAGATAGACTCCCCCTTGTCTTGGTACTTTTGTTTCCATTCTAATGTCTGCGCCCCCTGGCTAATGGCACTTGACCGCCTTTACGTTTGGTGCAGAGATGTAAACATATTTATTGAAGCATTCTTCAGATCTAACAGAACAGTGCACTAGTTTGTAGCTGGAATTGATCTCCAAAGAAGGGTGACTTTGTTTCTCAGCCGTGGGGATTGAAGGGCGGTGTTGTGGGGATCCTAGGAGG is a window of Drosophila bipectinata strain 14024-0381.07 chromosome 2R, DbipHiC1v2, whole genome shotgun sequence DNA encoding:
- the icln gene encoding methylosome subunit pICln; this encodes MVLIMPISPPEHGLLYTSNNIKLKLGDKIVGEGTIYIAQNTLSWQPSDLPDGISIEWKQVSLHGISSNPRKCIYFMLDHKVEWPAAVPAVNGQNGADPAEADEDEGNGSDEFEDAINEDFVTECWLLPEDIHTVDTMYNAMTTCQALHPDSADSNSEDSDAMEDAGGMDDEDMEEDALTLGRNGGEVGGMQNLSLDDDDERFEDADE
- the LOC108123402 gene encoding ribonuclease H2 subunit C: MSITLDFNGKNLAKSKTLDLHYLPAKIDGDGEANVEQYFNNYTREATDYGSGVFTNALRGYPLMGQQLKVPEGFKGIVLQETEKPLSESSDRQLRLTGVFDEFTYWNYDKVPSNGDAYRQALLMSDVAQALAQPINEKDLEAEIARNKENTKASP
- the ND-51L1 gene encoding NADH dehydrogenase [ubiquinone] flavoprotein 1, mitochondrial: MISSLLRRPVSSNLRVSLNLIRRREAFSEIKRLKDGNEWKIWSKTLQQTRIDQEDPLRVKNKDLDRLGEAIYLDPGIVYSESIGIYFPRYQLRADDSEECSDEEPKKKEPVLTKFPVKEYVKWRTCEEQQAHEARLLQILKEKASGPIVPFPERPELAPPRTEDFPLKDKAERFMDQAEKEAYKQRLVKRLKENSRNAQSVIRQIRRDCEEKKRAKKKKDTSSDSGDTKPPMEAKEPAKPPASKTPPPPPPPPPPPPPPPPPTGGAPPAKGGAPPAKGPPPPPKAPPPGTPPPQTKTTFGPLADADRIFTNLYGKHDWTIKGAMKRGDWYKTKEILEKGDMWIVNEIKTSGLRGRGGAGFPSGLKWSFMHKPPDGRPKFLLVNADEGEPGTCKDREIMRHDPHKLVEGCLIAGRAMGANAGYIYIRGEFYNEACNLQFAIVEAYKKGFLGKNACGSGFDFDLYVQRGAGAYVCGEETSLIESLEGKAGKPRNKPPFPADIGAFGCPSTVTNVETVAVAPAICRRGGAWFASFGRTRNSGTKLFNISGHVNKPCTFEEEMSMPTREMIERHAGGVLGGWDNLLAIIPGGSSTPCIPKADVEKAIHDYDGLMAVRSSMGTGAIIVMNKDTDIIKAIARLAAFYKHESCGQCTPCREGLHWVNMIMQRFVTGQAQVGEIDMLWEITKQIEGHTICALGDGAAWPPQGLIRHFRPVIEQRIQGRAKADREAAAAVPTKFPCQTIPTCADAQRDICPK